Genomic segment of Sodaliphilus pleomorphus:
TCGGGCGGAAAGAGCTGAGCCACGGCGGGTGCGGCAGGATCGTTGAAAATCACGCCGTAGCCTATGCAGTCGATAATGTTGCCTATGGCTCCGGCCGCTATCAAGGCAATGCAGGCCACATAGCCCTGCGGCAAGTCGGCCCTGCGGCGTATGCGGTACAAGTAGTAGATGACCAGCGCGGCCACAATGATGCGAAACCACGTGAGGAAGAACTTGCTGCCAAATTCCATGCCCCAGGCCATGCCGTTGTTTTCGATAAAAAGCAGGCGGAACCACTCGGTAATCCTGTACTCCTCGCCATAGAAGAAGTGGGTCTTCACCCACACCTTTATGGCTTGGTCGACGA
This window contains:
- a CDS encoding lipoprotein signal peptidase, with amino-acid sequence MKHRISNGTLAAIIIVAVIIVDQAIKVWVKTHFFYGEEYRITEWFRLLFIENNGMAWGMEFGSKFFLTWFRIIVAALVIYYLYRIRRRADLPQGYVACIALIAAGAIGNIIDCIGYGVIFNDPAAPAVAQLFPPEGGYTSLFNGRVVDMFYFPIAEWDWPQWMPGIGGRHFQFFNAIFNFADACLSVSVITLILFYSKYLAGDNKHHSSTSDDAAHQAVNDTTE